One segment of Ascidiaceihabitans donghaensis DNA contains the following:
- a CDS encoding class I SAM-dependent methyltransferase, which translates to MPSLNRVVMQRNSRRMINGLEPELLDVAEVSGKWGEMFTFKSYKQYRYPEYDVCAGPYEDAQGKPLKFDLILANQVWEHLDRPYAATRNVLKMLRKGGYFWVAVPFYIPFHAAPMDNSRWSARGLKNLLIEAGFDEDAIVAKQWGNRNAARRNMEDLWPPAYRKDEDSLENDPEMPICAWALARKT; encoded by the coding sequence ATGCCCAGCCTGAACCGTGTCGTAATGCAGCGCAACAGCCGCCGTATGATCAATGGGCTGGAGCCCGAATTGCTGGACGTGGCTGAAGTGTCTGGCAAATGGGGTGAAATGTTCACCTTCAAATCCTACAAGCAGTACCGTTACCCCGAATACGATGTCTGCGCAGGACCCTATGAGGATGCGCAAGGCAAGCCTTTGAAGTTTGATTTGATCTTGGCCAACCAAGTTTGGGAACACCTTGACCGTCCCTATGCCGCGACACGCAATGTGCTGAAAATGCTGCGTAAAGGTGGGTACTTCTGGGTGGCTGTGCCTTTCTATATCCCGTTTCATGCGGCCCCGATGGACAATTCGCGCTGGTCTGCACGCGGCCTGAAAAACCTGCTGATTGAAGCGGGTTTTGATGAAGATGCCATCGTGGCCAAGCAATGGGGCAATCGCAACGCGGCGCGGCGCAACATGGAAGACCTCTGGCCGCCCGCGTACCGCAAAGACGAAGACAGTCTTGAAAACGATCCCGAAATGCCGATTTGCGCCTGGGCGTTGGCCCGAAAAACATGA
- a CDS encoding MFS transporter has product MTTSFGRVFLLWGAGLGAAAQYAKVSVIFDQLPDLYPDAGAWLGWAVSLVGLVGIIFGVAAGLLVARLRYKRALIWALWLGAGISALQGLGLPLWGFLTLRAIEGLSHLGLVVAAPTLIAQLSAPQHRGFTLTLWGTFFGVAFAVLTWGGLPMVAAYGVTSLFWAHGVYMAVFAVVLTFSLQVLPESTPITRFSLRQLIKDHGAIYRSPRVAAAGMGWLFYTFCFVSVLTVMPPFLAPDYRAIVMGAMPLASIVSSMTLGVYLLRSMSAVSVVVLGFGSSFAVMGWLWVSPGHAWACLALAATLGLIQGASFAAVPQLNDTAATQAQANGAMAQMGNLGNTLGTPVIVAGLLWLGYAALPIFVGTALALGLCTHLVLARLRNT; this is encoded by the coding sequence ATGACCACATCTTTCGGGCGTGTGTTTTTGTTGTGGGGCGCGGGGTTGGGGGCTGCAGCGCAATACGCCAAGGTCAGCGTGATTTTTGACCAATTGCCGGACCTCTACCCTGACGCTGGCGCGTGGTTGGGATGGGCTGTGTCCCTTGTTGGTTTGGTCGGGATCATCTTTGGCGTTGCGGCCGGGCTTTTGGTGGCGCGTCTGCGCTACAAACGCGCGTTGATCTGGGCGCTTTGGTTGGGGGCAGGGATTTCTGCGCTGCAGGGCCTTGGCTTGCCGCTTTGGGGATTTCTGACGCTGCGTGCCATAGAGGGGCTGTCCCATTTGGGCCTTGTTGTGGCAGCACCCACATTGATCGCGCAGCTGTCCGCGCCGCAGCATCGCGGATTTACGTTAACCTTGTGGGGGACGTTCTTTGGTGTCGCATTTGCTGTGCTGACGTGGGGCGGTTTGCCCATGGTTGCAGCCTATGGGGTTACAAGCCTGTTTTGGGCGCATGGCGTGTATATGGCTGTTTTTGCTGTGGTTTTGACTTTTTCACTACAAGTTTTGCCTGAAAGCACCCCAATCACGCGGTTTTCGTTGCGGCAACTCATAAAAGATCACGGCGCTATTTACCGGTCACCCCGTGTTGCGGCTGCGGGGATGGGCTGGTTGTTCTACACTTTTTGTTTTGTGTCCGTGCTCACCGTGATGCCGCCGTTTCTTGCCCCAGACTACCGGGCGATTGTAATGGGGGCGATGCCACTGGCGTCTATTGTCAGTTCAATGACCTTGGGCGTGTATCTGTTGCGCTCGATGTCTGCGGTCAGCGTGGTTGTCTTGGGGTTTGGCAGCAGCTTTGCGGTGATGGGCTGGCTTTGGGTGTCTCCGGGCCATGCGTGGGCGTGTCTGGCGTTGGCCGCTACGCTGGGGCTCATTCAGGGCGCAAGCTTTGCAGCTGTACCGCAGCTAAACGACACTGCCGCGACACAAGCGCAGGCCAACGGTGCTATGGCGCAAATGGGCAATCTGGGAAATACATTGGGCACACCGGTCATCGTGGCGGGCTTGTTGTGGTTGGGATATGCCGCGTTGCCAATTTTTGTCGGCACCGCGCTGGCCTTGGGACTTTGTACACATTTGGTGCTGGCGCGGTTACGCAACACTTAA